One part of the Pecten maximus chromosome 1, xPecMax1.1, whole genome shotgun sequence genome encodes these proteins:
- the LOC117323600 gene encoding uncharacterized protein LOC117323600 codes for MLCRICSTDKVSTEFPSRDLTDNCDHPTLICMQCVIRHVTKEKICPYPGCQESVNPDSQIVKLMKATLDAMFTVYESTYTPSVETKGSDRIHVTVLTGESVSFPYYSTMTVLQLKENIKTRFKHEVNKQKLNYNNTELTNRLSNGQVASLADFNVPPNATVYLMVLLYAIPEAFDHVVFDLHWGYPLSGVDYLDASCLVYNRQTNTAVCDYRRRMPMNGLHHSGDIMDNINRVGHHTIHVHLKQLTGNVTKLYFTLSAWSSPDIARYPNPSLKFYQADNPTVDLCKTTFTHARASQAVVMCSLSRDTNGMWQIYESGKLSSGNANNYAPLNSTIVSLIKSGY; via the exons ATGCTCTGCCGGATTTGTTCCACCGATAAGGTGTCAACAGAGTTCCCATCACGTGATCTTACAGACAACTGTGATCACCCAACGTTAATATGTATGCAG TGTGTGATACGACACGTGACAAAAGAGAAGATCTGTCCCTATCCGGGTTGCCAGGAATCGGTCAATCCAGATAGCCAGATTGTAAAACTGATGAAGGCCACTCTAGACGCCATGTTCACCGTGTACGAAAGTACGTACACGCCGTCAGTGGAGACCAAGGGATCAGATCGTATCCACGTAACTGTCCTTACTGGGGAATCCGTGTCCTTTCCCTACTACTCCACCATGACGGTCCTACAGCTgaaagaaaacattaaaactCGATTCAAGCACGAAGTAAATAAGCAGAAATTGAATTACAACAACACCGAATTAACA AACAGATTAAGCAACGGACAAGTTGCTTCTCTGGCGGACTTCAACGTACCTCCTAACGCCACTGTCTACCTGATGGTGCTTCTCTATGCTATCCCTGAGGCTTTCGACCACGTGGTGTTTGATCTGCACTGGGGTTACCCACTGTCTGGTGTGGATTACTTGGACGCGTCATGTTTGGTGTACAATAGACAAACGAACACTGCAGTGTGCGATTACCGTCGTCGTATGCCCATGAATGGTCTTCATCACTCTGGCGACATAATGGATAATATAAATAGGGTCGGACATCATACCATCCATGTACATTTGAAACAATTGACTGGTAATGTCACTAAATTGTATTTCACGTTGAGCGCCTGGAGCTCCCCCGACATTGCAAGATATCCAAATCCTAGTTTGAAATTTTACCAGGCCGACAACCCTACAGTTGATCTTTGTAAAACCACTTTTACACATGCACGTGCTTCCCAGGCTGTTGTCATGTGTTCGTTGTCACGTGATACCAACGGAATGTGGCAAATATATGAGTCTGGTAAATTGTCATCTGGCAATGCAAATAATTACGCACCGCTTAACTCGACGATTGTAAGCTTGATCAAAAGTGGATATTAA